The following coding sequences are from one Caballeronia sp. SBC1 window:
- a CDS encoding SDR family NAD(P)-dependent oxidoreductase, whose translation MSESHLLDGKVAVISGGASPRGIGMATARMFAAHGARIAIFDLDENAAVEAAASIGPEHRGYVCNVTDRIACQAAVERTVADLGSIDILINNAGITQAAKLLDIDPESWDRILDVNLRGVLYLSQAVVPQMKKQKSGSIGCMSSVSAQRGGGILGGPHYSAAKAGVLGLAKAMARELGNDGIRVNCVTPGLIQTDINAGKISDDKRVEILAGIPLNRLGVPDDVAGAFLFLASNLSSYITGAVIDVNGGMLIHG comes from the coding sequence ATGTCAGAGTCACATCTACTCGACGGCAAGGTCGCCGTCATTTCCGGCGGCGCGTCGCCGCGCGGCATCGGCATGGCGACCGCCCGCATGTTCGCGGCGCACGGCGCCCGCATCGCCATCTTTGATCTCGACGAAAATGCAGCCGTCGAAGCCGCTGCGTCTATTGGGCCAGAACATCGCGGCTATGTATGCAACGTGACTGACCGTATTGCGTGCCAGGCCGCTGTCGAACGTACTGTTGCTGATTTAGGTTCAATAGATATCCTGATCAATAATGCAGGCATTACCCAGGCCGCCAAGCTGCTCGATATCGATCCGGAAAGCTGGGACCGTATCCTCGATGTCAACCTGCGTGGTGTGTTGTACTTGTCGCAAGCAGTCGTCCCGCAGATGAAGAAACAGAAGAGCGGCTCGATCGGCTGCATGTCGTCGGTGTCGGCCCAGCGCGGCGGCGGCATTCTCGGTGGTCCGCACTACTCGGCGGCGAAAGCCGGCGTGCTCGGTCTGGCAAAAGCAATGGCGCGCGAACTCGGCAACGACGGCATCCGCGTGAACTGCGTGACGCCGGGCCTGATCCAGACCGACATCAACGCGGGCAAGATCAGCGACGACAAGCGCGTAGAAATTCTGGCCGGCATTCCGCTCAACCGCCTGGGTGTGCCCGACGATGTAGCCGGCGCATTCCTGTTTCTCGCGTCGAACCTGTCGTCGTATATTACCGGCGCGGTGATCGATGTGAACGGCGGCATGCTGATTCACGGCTGA
- a CDS encoding TRAP transporter substrate-binding protein yields MTTRSNAPQGISRRTFLKAGATLSAAAPLWSISRRAMAAPEFSYKLATGQDPTHPVNIRAQEAINHIREATNGRLDIKLFPQNQLGSDTDLLSQVRNGGVEFFNQASSILATLTPAAGIVNTGFAFKDYDAVWKAMDGDLGAYIRAQIAKSGIVSVSKVWDNGFRQISSSTRALRAPADLKGFKIRVPQAPMLTSLFKALDAGPAPINFNELYSALQTGVVEGQENPLPIIATAKLYEVQKYISLTSHVWDGYWILGNQTAWMRLPADIRAIVTREFEKAAMLQRADIAKLSTSLRVDLKSKGITFIDVDREAFRGALAKTSFYHDWKAKYGDEAWGLLEKSVGKLG; encoded by the coding sequence ATGACCACCCGTTCAAACGCCCCTCAGGGCATCAGCCGCCGCACCTTTCTGAAGGCCGGCGCCACCTTGTCCGCGGCCGCCCCGTTATGGAGCATCTCGCGCCGCGCGATGGCCGCTCCGGAGTTTTCGTACAAGCTCGCGACCGGCCAGGACCCGACGCATCCAGTCAACATCCGCGCCCAGGAGGCGATCAACCACATTCGCGAAGCGACCAACGGCCGCCTCGATATCAAGCTCTTTCCGCAGAATCAGCTTGGCTCCGACACCGATCTGCTGTCGCAGGTGCGCAATGGCGGTGTGGAGTTTTTCAATCAGGCGTCCTCGATTCTGGCGACGCTCACGCCCGCTGCTGGCATCGTCAATACCGGCTTCGCGTTCAAGGACTACGACGCGGTCTGGAAGGCAATGGACGGCGATCTCGGCGCCTATATCCGCGCGCAGATCGCGAAGTCGGGCATTGTCTCGGTGAGCAAGGTCTGGGACAACGGTTTCCGGCAAATCAGTTCATCGACCCGGGCGTTACGCGCGCCGGCCGATCTGAAAGGCTTCAAGATCCGCGTGCCGCAAGCGCCCATGTTGACCTCGCTGTTCAAGGCGCTCGATGCAGGGCCAGCGCCGATCAATTTCAACGAGCTGTATTCGGCATTGCAAACCGGCGTGGTGGAGGGCCAGGAAAATCCGCTGCCGATCATCGCGACCGCCAAGCTCTATGAAGTGCAGAAGTACATCAGCCTCACCTCGCATGTGTGGGACGGTTACTGGATTCTCGGCAACCAGACCGCATGGATGCGCCTGCCGGCTGACATCCGCGCAATCGTCACGCGCGAATTCGAGAAGGCCGCGATGCTGCAACGCGCAGATATCGCCAAGCTCAGCACCTCATTGCGCGTCGACCTGAAATCGAAGGGCATTACCTTTATCGATGTCGACCGCGAAGCCTTCCGTGGCGCGCTGGCCAAGACGAGCTTTTATCACGACTGGAAAGCCAAATACGGCGACGAGGCGTGGGGGCTGCTGGAGAAGTCCGTCGGAAAACTGGGGTAA
- a CDS encoding TRAP transporter large permease subunit — translation MISISYSHERQHRFACALDSALGHLVEIPAALLVLAEIVVLLAGVTSRYVLHAPLVWSDELASMLFLWLAMLGAVIALRRGEHMRMTALVGMAPPAVRAFLDVVAIAAPIAFLAMVIGPAISFAQDEAIITTPALELSNAWRAAALPIGSALMLLVAVVRLARMGNWRLTLGAIATVGALVGVFIVLGPLLRDLGNINLLIFFVGLVALGVLSGVPIAFSFGLATFGYLALTTSTPMPVVVGRMDEGMSHLILLSVPLFVFLGQLIEMTGMAAAMIAFLASLLGHVRGGLSYVLVGAMYLVSGISGSKAADMAAIAPVLFPEMKARGAKPGDLVALLAATGAQTETIPPSLVLITLGSVTGVSISALFTGGMLPGIVLAITLCAVVHWRYRREDLSDVKRASRGEILKKLVIAIPALALPFVIRMAVVEGIATATEVSTIGIAYAVLAGLLIYRRFEWKRLKPMLIDTASLSGAILLIIGAATSMAWALTQSGFSGQLAQTLGALPGGAAMFMAASICVFVILGSVLEGIPAIVLFGPLMFPIARQMGIHDVHYAMVVILSMGVGLFAPPFGVGYYSACAVSRIHPDEGMKPILGYIAALMVGLIVVAAVPWISTGFLH, via the coding sequence ATGATCTCGATCTCCTATTCGCACGAGCGGCAGCATCGGTTTGCCTGCGCGCTCGACTCCGCGCTCGGTCATCTGGTGGAGATTCCCGCCGCCTTGCTGGTGCTCGCGGAAATCGTCGTGCTGCTGGCCGGCGTGACGAGCCGCTATGTGCTGCACGCGCCGCTCGTCTGGTCCGATGAACTCGCGTCCATGCTGTTCCTGTGGCTCGCCATGTTAGGCGCCGTGATCGCCTTGCGGCGCGGCGAGCACATGCGCATGACGGCGCTCGTCGGCATGGCGCCGCCCGCTGTACGCGCCTTTCTCGACGTGGTCGCGATCGCCGCGCCGATCGCGTTCCTCGCCATGGTGATCGGCCCGGCGATCAGCTTCGCGCAGGACGAAGCGATCATCACTACGCCCGCGCTCGAACTATCGAACGCATGGCGTGCCGCCGCATTGCCGATTGGTTCTGCGCTGATGTTGCTGGTGGCGGTAGTGCGGCTCGCCCGCATGGGCAACTGGCGCTTGACGCTCGGTGCGATCGCAACGGTCGGCGCGCTGGTCGGCGTCTTCATTGTGCTCGGACCGCTGTTGCGTGATCTCGGCAATATCAACCTGCTGATCTTCTTCGTCGGACTGGTGGCGCTCGGTGTGCTGAGCGGTGTGCCGATTGCATTTTCGTTCGGGCTCGCAACCTTTGGCTATCTCGCGCTGACGACCAGCACGCCGATGCCGGTGGTGGTCGGCCGGATGGACGAGGGCATGTCGCATCTGATCCTGCTCTCCGTGCCGCTCTTCGTGTTCCTCGGCCAGTTGATCGAGATGACCGGCATGGCGGCGGCAATGATCGCGTTCCTTGCGAGCTTGCTGGGTCACGTGCGCGGCGGACTGTCGTATGTGCTGGTCGGTGCGATGTACCTGGTGTCGGGCATCTCGGGGTCGAAGGCCGCGGACATGGCAGCCATCGCGCCGGTGCTGTTTCCGGAGATGAAAGCGCGCGGCGCGAAGCCCGGAGATCTGGTGGCGCTGCTTGCCGCGACGGGTGCGCAGACCGAGACGATTCCGCCGAGCCTGGTGCTGATCACGCTCGGCTCGGTCACCGGGGTCTCGATCTCCGCGCTCTTCACCGGCGGCATGTTGCCTGGCATCGTTTTGGCCATCACGCTGTGCGCGGTGGTGCATTGGCGTTATCGGCGTGAAGATCTCTCGGACGTCAAAAGAGCGAGCCGTGGCGAGATCCTCAAGAAGCTGGTGATCGCGATCCCTGCGCTCGCGTTACCGTTCGTGATCCGCATGGCGGTGGTCGAAGGCATCGCGACGGCGACCGAAGTATCGACCATCGGCATTGCCTATGCGGTGCTGGCCGGGTTGCTGATCTATCGCCGCTTCGAATGGAAACGGCTCAAGCCAATGCTGATTGACACGGCGAGTCTGTCAGGCGCGATTCTGCTGATCATCGGCGCGGCGACGAGCATGGCCTGGGCGTTGACGCAATCGGGCTTCTCCGGGCAGCTCGCGCAGACTCTCGGCGCTTTGCCCGGAGGCGCCGCGATGTTCATGGCCGCGTCCATTTGCGTGTTCGTGATTTTGGGCAGCGTGCTCGAAGGCATTCCGGCGATCGTGCTGTTCGGCCCCTTGATGTTCCCGATCGCGCGGCAGATGGGCATACACGACGTTCACTATGCGATGGTCGTGATCCTCTCGATGGGCGTGGGCCTGTTCGCTCCGCCATTCGGCGTCGGGTACTACTCGGCCTGTGCGGTCAGCCGCATTCATCCGGACGAAGGCATGAAGCCGATTCTTGGCTACATCGCCGCGCTGATGGTCGGGCTGATCGTGGTCGCCGCGGTGCCGTGGATTTCGACGGGCTTCCTGCATTGA
- the tkt gene encoding transketolase → MHIAAPAPSLPPATEESQMPLADAIRFLSIDAILRAGEGHQGVPLGMAEISTALFTRHLKFNPADPTWSDRDRFVLSNGHGSLLLYSLLYLTGYAAIGLDQLKTFRDLGSHCAGHPEYEPAHGIEATTGPLGQGIANAFGMAIAEAYLAAKFGSELVDHYTYAFVGDGCLQEGIGQEMISLAGHLRLGKLILCWDDNQITDDGSTSLSISEDVCARFRVGGWHVVEVDGHDLEAVSAALTIARQDPRPSMIACKTIIGCGIARLQGQRGGHSGKLFQADADAAREQLGWPHAPFEVPEDVLSAWRAAGRRSHREYHEWQARVAALPHAQRVEFERVQSGQLPDGWRDVLGDYRKRTVERDEPQSGIALSGEISDLLVPMLPERMVGCADLEAPTGHKRQLHAFTADDRSGAYVHCGVREHLMGAMANGMAAHGGIIATSVTYLAFSDYQRPAMRMAALMGLPVHFVFSHDSIGVGKNGPTHQPVEILASLRAMPNMRVLRPADAVEAAECWALALEHRDGPSTLVFARQTLPLVRRTHSAEPLSQRGAYVLAEAEGGPRAVTLLATGSEVVLALQARSQLQNEGIATAVVSMPCWEIFDEQDDAYRAAVLGSGTVRVGVEAALRFGWDRYLGERGGFVGMTGFGASAGADTLYEHFGITAGHVVAEVKRLL, encoded by the coding sequence ATGCACATTGCTGCACCTGCGCCATCGCTGCCGCCAGCAACGGAGGAATCTCAAATGCCGCTGGCCGATGCGATCCGCTTCCTCTCTATTGATGCGATCCTGCGCGCTGGCGAGGGCCATCAGGGCGTGCCGCTCGGCATGGCCGAAATCTCGACCGCGCTGTTCACCCGGCATCTGAAATTCAATCCCGCCGATCCAACCTGGTCCGACCGCGACCGCTTCGTGCTGTCCAATGGGCACGGTTCGCTGCTGCTGTATTCGCTGCTCTATCTGACCGGTTATGCGGCCATCGGGTTGGACCAGCTCAAGACCTTTCGTGACCTTGGCTCGCATTGCGCGGGGCATCCCGAGTACGAACCGGCGCACGGTATAGAAGCCACCACCGGTCCGCTCGGCCAGGGTATTGCGAACGCATTCGGCATGGCGATCGCCGAGGCCTATCTCGCGGCAAAATTCGGCAGCGAACTTGTTGACCACTACACGTATGCGTTCGTCGGCGATGGTTGCTTGCAGGAGGGCATCGGTCAGGAAATGATTTCGCTGGCCGGGCATTTGCGGCTGGGCAAGTTGATCCTGTGTTGGGACGACAACCAGATCACCGACGACGGCAGCACCTCGCTATCGATCAGCGAAGACGTCTGCGCACGCTTTCGCGTGGGCGGCTGGCATGTCGTGGAAGTCGACGGTCACGATCTTGAAGCGGTGTCAGCTGCGCTGACGATCGCGCGACAGGATCCGCGGCCGTCTATGATCGCGTGCAAGACCATCATCGGCTGCGGCATTGCGCGTTTGCAAGGGCAGCGCGGCGGTCATAGCGGTAAGCTGTTCCAGGCGGATGCCGACGCGGCGCGGGAACAGCTCGGCTGGCCGCATGCCCCTTTCGAGGTGCCTGAAGACGTCTTGAGCGCATGGCGCGCGGCGGGGCGCCGCAGCCATCGTGAATACCATGAATGGCAGGCGCGCGTTGCCGCATTGCCGCACGCGCAACGCGTCGAGTTCGAGCGCGTTCAGTCCGGCCAGTTACCGGACGGCTGGCGCGATGTGCTCGGCGATTACCGCAAGCGCACCGTGGAGCGCGACGAGCCGCAGTCTGGCATCGCGCTGTCGGGCGAGATCAGCGACCTGCTCGTGCCGATGCTGCCGGAACGCATGGTCGGTTGCGCCGATCTCGAAGCGCCGACCGGGCACAAGCGCCAGTTGCATGCCTTCACCGCCGACGACCGCAGCGGAGCTTACGTTCACTGCGGGGTGCGCGAACATCTGATGGGCGCGATGGCCAACGGGATGGCCGCGCACGGCGGCATCATTGCGACCAGCGTCACCTACCTGGCGTTCTCCGACTACCAGCGGCCGGCGATGCGGATGGCCGCGCTCATGGGCTTGCCGGTGCACTTCGTGTTTAGCCACGACTCGATCGGCGTCGGCAAGAACGGCCCGACTCACCAGCCCGTCGAGATATTGGCTTCGTTGCGCGCGATGCCGAACATGCGCGTGCTGCGTCCTGCCGACGCGGTGGAGGCGGCCGAATGCTGGGCACTTGCGCTCGAACACCGCGACGGCCCGAGTACGCTGGTGTTCGCGCGCCAGACGCTGCCGCTCGTGCGCCGCACGCACAGCGCCGAGCCGCTGTCGCAGCGAGGCGCGTATGTGCTGGCCGAGGCGGAGGGCGGGCCACGTGCGGTGACCTTGCTCGCGACTGGCTCGGAAGTGGTGCTGGCGTTGCAGGCGCGCAGCCAGCTGCAGAACGAAGGTATCGCAACCGCTGTTGTGTCCATGCCATGCTGGGAGATCTTCGACGAACAGGACGACGCTTATCGCGCGGCGGTTCTGGGTTCGGGCACCGTGCGCGTTGGTGTGGAGGCGGCGCTGCGTTTCGGCTGGGACCGTTATCTGGGCGAGCGGGGCGGGTTCGTTGGAATGACCGGCTTCGGCGCGTCTGCCGGTGCGGACACGCTATACGAACATTTCGGCATCACGGCCGGCCATGTCGTGGCAGAAGTGAAGCGACTTCTGTAG
- a CDS encoding GGDEF domain-containing protein encodes MQIHPSQYVGVRRLGDCRKIRAAICACQIEHAGSEYGCVTASIGAASGNPQAAHDVTTVINAADEALYEAKATGRNKVWTARA; translated from the coding sequence ATGCAAATTCATCCTTCCCAATACGTCGGAGTTCGGCGCCTCGGTGATTGCCGAAAAATCCGGGCCGCTATCTGTGCTTGCCAGATTGAACACGCAGGCAGCGAGTATGGATGCGTAACCGCGAGTATTGGCGCGGCGAGCGGTAACCCCCAGGCCGCGCACGATGTGACCACGGTGATCAACGCTGCCGACGAAGCCTTGTACGAGGCAAAGGCGACGGGCCGCAACAAGGTATGGACTGCCCGGGCGTGA
- a CDS encoding cytochrome D1 domain-containing protein, producing MHLKKATACLALASVGMLGASLAPAAGPTAYVTSETAGVGVIDLDQMTLAKTFSFGDDGPRGLSLTADGRRLLLANKKPGDLSEVDTATGKVLRRVKIGQNPEFVRVYGGYAYVTYEPGENGGPATGVPGSSGASGGDKGGPSGAGKDDDNANEPPAEIAIVDLKTLRVVRSVKSGHETEGVEFSGDGKELLVTNEGDDTVSVYHVGTGAPLRTLKLDHGSRPRGIKRSPDGTQYVVTLENANKFVVLDARNFKVLKTIDTQLGPYGVAFDPAGKRLMVAAARGKMLQVFDAKTFDHMTDVPVGLRCWHFSFTPDGSKIMLACGRSNAVYVFDATSYQPIKQIEGLPLAWGIVTYPRSAGTIE from the coding sequence ATGCATCTGAAAAAAGCCACGGCGTGTCTGGCGCTTGCATCGGTGGGGATGCTTGGCGCAAGCCTGGCGCCAGCTGCGGGGCCGACGGCTTATGTGACGAGCGAGACGGCGGGGGTTGGCGTGATCGATCTTGATCAGATGACGCTTGCGAAGACGTTCTCATTCGGAGACGATGGTCCCCGCGGCTTGAGCCTGACTGCCGACGGACGCCGCCTTCTGCTGGCCAACAAGAAGCCGGGCGATCTGTCCGAAGTCGATACAGCGACCGGCAAGGTGCTGCGGCGCGTGAAGATCGGCCAGAATCCAGAGTTTGTCCGGGTATATGGCGGCTACGCCTACGTGACCTACGAGCCCGGTGAGAATGGCGGGCCGGCTACGGGTGTGCCGGGATCATCAGGAGCATCAGGAGGGGATAAAGGCGGCCCTTCGGGCGCCGGGAAGGACGATGACAACGCGAACGAGCCTCCGGCGGAAATTGCAATTGTCGACCTGAAGACCCTGCGGGTGGTTCGTTCGGTGAAGAGCGGGCACGAAACGGAGGGCGTGGAGTTCTCGGGCGATGGCAAGGAACTTCTGGTGACGAACGAGGGCGACGACACGGTCTCGGTGTATCACGTCGGCACGGGTGCGCCGCTGCGCACCCTGAAGCTGGACCACGGGTCGCGCCCGCGCGGCATCAAGCGTTCGCCGGATGGCACGCAATATGTGGTTACGCTGGAGAACGCAAACAAGTTCGTTGTGCTTGACGCCCGAAATTTCAAGGTGCTTAAGACGATCGACACGCAGCTTGGTCCCTACGGTGTTGCGTTCGATCCTGCCGGCAAGCGCCTGATGGTCGCGGCGGCGCGCGGCAAGATGTTGCAGGTGTTTGACGCAAAGACCTTCGACCATATGACCGATGTACCGGTGGGCTTGCGCTGCTGGCACTTTAGTTTCACGCCAGACGGGTCGAAGATAATGCTGGCGTGCGGGCGTTCGAACGCGGTGTATGTGTTCGACGCCACTAGCTATCAGCCGATCAAGCAGATCGAAGGATTGCCGCTGGCGTGGGGCATCGTGACGTATCCGCGGAGCGCCGGGACGATTGAATAG
- a CDS encoding TonB-dependent receptor: MSQAPHHRHRRSGRHPFALRVCFGSALAGLSAATWAQDAAAPPLAASEANLIQLAPIVVVGTTPLLGIGTPLEKVPANVQTIKGSAIDQQHRAVLTDYFEKNVGSVDINEAQGNPSQTDINYRGFTASPLLGTPQGLSVFLDGVRINEPFGDVVNWDLIPQAAISTIQVIPGSNPTFGLNTLGGAIAVTTKNGRSDPGGEAEISAGSWGRKTAQIQQGGVIGQNLDYYFTANTTNDDGWADHNSSRLRQAFGKLRYTDSDTTISLSMGAADNNLQGSQTIPRSLLDDYKQAYTFPDENQNQVGYLTLSGEHYFSPNLEISGNVYYRHYRNVNTSSNTNDDYGMTDANGNIDTVQATNVQSVIVTDSYGASLQMTLLNKLMGLENQFVAGMAGDFANSHFTQASQDAQFTDSRATIGIGPYESQTDAKTRNANYGVYFEDTLSLTQQWSMTLAGRYNWSKSVIGDESGLEPLLDGSHTFSRFNPAVGVNWNPTSTFTAYATYNEGMRSPTAIELACADPSAPCSLPNDFIADPSLQAVISKTFEVGARGQLGHATSWSAALYRTTLDNDIQFVTSNGSASTLGYFQNVGKTRRQGVELAGRTQFGPLGVAASYSYVDATYQSTWIENSSSNSSADANGNITVKPGDRIPGIPQNTIKLRLDYAATPKWNVGTNLTYRGSIFARGDEDNQDVNGTVAGYFLIDLDTTYNITKQLQVFASITNLLNKRYASFAILGENDFDGPNHTFNGANPVNEQFLGIGAPRGAWVGLRYAWK; this comes from the coding sequence ATGAGCCAGGCGCCGCATCACCGTCATCGCCGCTCCGGCAGGCATCCATTCGCGCTGCGCGTGTGCTTCGGCAGCGCGCTTGCCGGCCTGAGCGCCGCGACGTGGGCACAAGATGCGGCAGCGCCGCCACTGGCTGCCTCCGAGGCGAACCTGATCCAGCTTGCGCCGATCGTCGTGGTGGGCACGACGCCGTTGCTGGGCATTGGTACGCCGCTCGAGAAGGTGCCGGCCAACGTCCAGACCATCAAGGGCAGCGCGATCGACCAGCAGCATCGGGCGGTGCTCACTGACTACTTCGAGAAGAACGTGGGGAGCGTCGACATCAACGAAGCCCAGGGCAATCCCTCCCAGACCGACATCAACTATCGCGGCTTCACGGCGTCGCCTTTGCTTGGCACACCGCAGGGTTTGTCCGTGTTCCTCGACGGCGTGCGCATCAACGAGCCCTTTGGCGACGTGGTGAACTGGGACCTGATCCCGCAAGCCGCGATCAGCACGATCCAGGTGATCCCTGGCTCCAACCCCACCTTCGGGCTGAACACGCTGGGTGGCGCCATTGCTGTCACGACCAAAAACGGCCGCAGCGACCCGGGCGGCGAGGCAGAGATATCGGCGGGTTCGTGGGGTCGCAAGACGGCGCAGATCCAGCAAGGCGGCGTGATCGGCCAGAACCTCGACTATTACTTCACCGCGAACACGACCAACGACGACGGCTGGGCTGACCACAATTCCAGCCGCCTGCGGCAAGCATTTGGCAAGCTGCGCTACACGGACTCGGACACGACGATTTCGCTCTCCATGGGCGCAGCGGATAACAACCTGCAGGGCTCGCAGACCATCCCGCGTTCTTTGCTCGATGACTACAAGCAGGCCTACACATTCCCGGACGAGAATCAGAACCAGGTCGGATATCTCACGCTGTCGGGCGAGCATTATTTCAGCCCCAACCTGGAGATCAGCGGCAACGTGTATTACCGACACTATCGAAACGTGAACACCAGCAGCAATACCAACGACGACTACGGCATGACCGATGCCAACGGCAATATCGACACGGTCCAGGCCACCAACGTGCAGTCCGTGATCGTCACCGACAGCTACGGCGCCAGCCTGCAAATGACGCTGCTCAACAAGCTGATGGGTCTGGAGAATCAGTTCGTCGCGGGCATGGCGGGCGACTTCGCCAACTCGCATTTCACGCAGGCTTCGCAGGACGCGCAGTTCACCGATTCACGCGCGACCATAGGCATTGGCCCCTATGAGTCTCAAACCGATGCCAAGACGCGTAACGCCAACTATGGGGTGTATTTCGAGGACACGTTGTCGCTCACGCAGCAATGGTCCATGACACTGGCTGGGCGTTATAACTGGTCCAAATCCGTGATCGGCGATGAAAGCGGACTGGAGCCGCTGCTCGACGGCAGCCACACGTTCTCGCGCTTCAACCCGGCGGTAGGCGTCAACTGGAACCCGACCTCCACGTTCACCGCCTACGCCACTTATAACGAAGGCATGCGCTCGCCGACCGCGATCGAACTCGCCTGTGCCGACCCGTCGGCGCCCTGTTCCTTGCCGAACGATTTCATTGCGGATCCGTCCTTGCAAGCGGTGATATCGAAGACCTTCGAGGTCGGCGCGCGGGGCCAGCTAGGGCACGCAACGTCGTGGAGCGCGGCGCTCTACCGGACGACACTTGATAACGACATCCAGTTCGTCACCAGCAATGGCTCGGCCAGCACGCTTGGCTATTTCCAGAACGTGGGCAAGACTCGCCGGCAAGGGGTCGAGCTGGCCGGGCGCACGCAGTTCGGGCCACTGGGCGTGGCCGCGAGCTACAGTTATGTGGACGCGACGTACCAGTCGACCTGGATCGAAAACAGTTCCAGCAATTCCAGCGCTGACGCTAACGGCAATATCACCGTCAAGCCAGGTGACCGCATCCCGGGCATTCCGCAGAACACGATCAAGTTGCGGCTCGACTATGCGGCCACGCCGAAGTGGAACGTGGGGACCAACCTCACGTATCGCGGCAGCATTTTTGCGCGTGGCGACGAAGACAACCAGGATGTAAACGGTACGGTGGCGGGCTATTTCCTGATCGACCTCGACACCACGTACAACATCACGAAGCAGCTACAGGTGTTCGCCAGCATCACGAACTTGCTCAACAAGCGTTATGCGAGTTTTGCGATTCTGGGCGAGAACGATTTCGATGGTCCGAACCATACGTTCAACGGCGCCAATCCGGTAAATGAGCAATTCCTGGGCATAGGGGCGCCGCGGGGGGCATGGGTGGGGCTGAGGTATGCATGGAAGTAG
- a CDS encoding sensor histidine kinase: MRPDFPTSSAQAPASHSSSHPSVRRDLACVLAVTVLAAGLCMRFDVGELTYSLTRRFERFQLDEFPPTLVVLALGLAWFAWRRYRESQRELLHRRALEEQAEGLLADNRRIASESIGAQENERRHLARELHDELGQYLNAIALDAGRIRDLSAQGEPEVHRLSLAVMQSASTVYRQIGGMIRRLRPIGLDEFGLPSALEHCVEGWRERLPQASFTLTVDGDFSGLADVLNITLYRLVQEGLTNVSKFARTSRVEIYLVRTADDDCDEQTKRDEIVVTMTDDGPGIDLTKPRAGLGLIGMRERVEAIGGEFHIASQPGSGFLFCARVPAQAGLPELNEPSAPAELAKSVK; encoded by the coding sequence ATGCGACCCGATTTCCCAACCTCCTCCGCACAAGCGCCAGCATCGCACTCGAGTTCGCACCCGAGCGTGCGGCGCGACCTTGCTTGCGTGCTGGCGGTAACGGTGCTCGCTGCCGGGCTTTGCATGCGCTTCGATGTCGGCGAGCTGACGTATTCCCTCACGCGCCGGTTCGAACGCTTCCAACTGGACGAGTTTCCGCCCACGCTGGTCGTGCTGGCCTTGGGGCTTGCGTGGTTTGCCTGGCGCCGCTATCGGGAGTCGCAGCGCGAATTGTTGCATCGCCGCGCGCTTGAAGAGCAGGCCGAAGGGCTCCTTGCTGACAACCGGCGTATCGCTAGCGAAAGCATCGGGGCACAGGAAAACGAGCGCCGCCATCTCGCGCGCGAATTGCACGACGAACTCGGTCAGTACCTGAACGCCATTGCGCTGGATGCGGGACGTATCCGCGATCTGTCAGCGCAAGGAGAGCCTGAAGTCCATCGCTTGTCGCTAGCGGTCATGCAGAGCGCGAGCACGGTGTATCGGCAGATAGGGGGGATGATCCGGCGCTTGCGGCCTATCGGACTCGATGAATTCGGCTTGCCGAGTGCACTGGAACATTGCGTTGAAGGCTGGCGTGAGCGCCTGCCGCAGGCGTCGTTCACGCTGACGGTCGACGGTGACTTCTCGGGTCTGGCGGATGTGCTGAACATCACGCTGTACAGGCTCGTGCAGGAAGGGCTGACCAACGTGTCGAAGTTTGCGCGCACGTCGCGAGTGGAAATCTATCTGGTTCGGACTGCGGACGATGATTGCGATGAACAAACAAAACGCGACGAGATCGTGGTAACCATGACCGACGACGGTCCGGGTATTGATCTGACGAAACCCCGTGCGGGTCTGGGACTGATCGGCATGCGCGAGCGTGTCGAGGCAATCGGCGGCGAGTTTCACATCGCGAGCCAGCCGGGCAGCGGTTTTCTGTTCTGCGCACGGGTGCCGGCTCAGGCCGGATTGCCCGAACTGAACGAGCCCAGCGCACCCGCCGAGTTGGCGAAATCGGTGAAATGA